A genome region from Baekduia alba includes the following:
- a CDS encoding LysR family transcriptional regulator: MTLRQLLYFVTVVDEGNFTRAAQSLHVAQPSLSKQLAALEAELGAPLIERLHRGLRLTPAGRAFLPEARAATLSAERARRAARMAQGLEAGEVEVATLRSIAIGLLPRSITVLREAHPGILVRLHEYLHRAAMEDEVRSGVSDIAVGPRPARWGGPVASLGWEEFVVVLPEGDPALASDAPVDLAELAHRRWVLPVPSAGMAPIVAGACHDAGFVPQPAVHSSQVEALTRLAAAGLGPTMLPVNAIAPDMQRLTRRLRRPVVRELAAYTRSEWSPVAQAFLDTLGDAAPAKRPRNAYVAR; this comes from the coding sequence ATGACGCTGCGCCAGCTCCTGTACTTCGTGACCGTCGTCGACGAGGGCAACTTCACGCGCGCCGCGCAGTCGCTGCACGTCGCGCAGCCCTCGCTCTCCAAGCAGCTCGCCGCGCTGGAGGCCGAGCTCGGCGCTCCCCTGATCGAGCGCCTGCATCGCGGGCTGCGGCTGACCCCGGCCGGGCGCGCGTTCCTGCCGGAGGCGCGGGCGGCGACGCTGTCGGCCGAGCGTGCGCGCCGGGCGGCGCGGATGGCCCAGGGGCTGGAGGCCGGCGAGGTGGAGGTCGCCACGCTGCGGTCGATCGCGATCGGGCTCCTGCCGCGGTCGATCACCGTGCTGCGCGAGGCGCATCCCGGGATCCTCGTCAGGCTCCACGAGTACCTGCACCGCGCCGCGATGGAGGACGAGGTGCGCAGCGGGGTGTCCGACATCGCCGTCGGCCCGCGGCCCGCGCGCTGGGGCGGGCCCGTCGCGTCGCTGGGCTGGGAGGAGTTCGTGGTGGTGCTGCCCGAGGGCGACCCGGCGCTGGCCTCCGACGCGCCCGTCGACCTCGCCGAGCTCGCGCACCGGCGTTGGGTGCTGCCCGTGCCGTCGGCCGGCATGGCGCCGATCGTCGCGGGCGCCTGCCACGACGCGGGCTTCGTCCCGCAGCCCGCGGTCCACAGCTCCCAGGTCGAGGCGCTCACCCGCCTGGCGGCCGCCGGCCTCGGTCCCACGATGCTGCCGGTCAACGCGATCGCCCCCGACATGCAGCGGTTGACGCGCCGCCTGCGTCGGCCCGTGGTGCGCGAGCTCGCGGCCTACACCCGCAGCGAGTGGTCCCCCGTCGCCCAGGCCTTCCTCGACACGCTCGGCGACGCCGCGCCGGCGAAGCGCCCGCGCAACGCCTACGTGGCCCGCTGA
- a CDS encoding carbonic anhydrase, with translation MDAALARNHAFATAGGHRGATIMPALRIYVITCLDPRLDPAAILGLELGDAAVVRNAGGRVTDEVIADVAFIGQLAESAFPDGPLFDVAVIHHDQCGTGALADDTFRAAYATRTSADPATLLDRAVLDPETTVRTDATRLRAAPAVPARVAISGHVYRVETGLLETIVPAAGV, from the coding sequence ATGGACGCGGCCCTGGCCCGCAACCACGCGTTCGCGACGGCCGGCGGGCACCGCGGCGCGACGATCATGCCGGCGCTGCGGATCTACGTGATCACCTGCCTCGACCCGCGGCTCGACCCGGCCGCGATCCTCGGCCTCGAGCTCGGCGACGCCGCCGTCGTCCGCAACGCCGGCGGCCGCGTGACCGACGAGGTCATCGCCGACGTCGCGTTCATCGGCCAGCTCGCCGAGAGCGCCTTCCCCGACGGGCCGCTGTTCGACGTCGCCGTCATCCACCACGACCAGTGCGGCACCGGGGCGCTCGCCGACGACACGTTCCGCGCGGCCTACGCCACCCGGACCTCCGCCGATCCTGCCACCCTGCTCGACCGAGCCGTGCTCGACCCCGAGACGACCGTCCGCACCGACGCGACCCGCCTCCGCGCAGCACCCGCCGTGCCGGCCCGCGTGGCGATCAGCGGCCACGTCTACCGGGTCGAGACCGGGCTCTTGGAGACGATCGTGCCGGCTGCGGGGGTGTGA
- a CDS encoding winged helix-turn-helix transcriptional regulator, whose product MTARSYQQFCGLAKALDVLGERWTLLVVRELALGPKRYRDLLAALPGIGTNLLAARLKSLEADGVIERTIAPSPAGTPVYALTERGEALRPMIAGLALWGFELLPAQPDGETLRASWAALSMRAGAVEHDLAGLDATVAFTVEDERFFLQVAAGELILRHGAPAADPDAHVIADRDAFFALADRRMTPAQGVKRRVVRVEGDRRVVDRLLAAVHLPERNTARG is encoded by the coding sequence ATGACCGCACGCAGCTACCAGCAGTTCTGCGGCCTGGCCAAGGCGCTGGACGTGCTGGGCGAGCGCTGGACGCTGCTGGTCGTGCGCGAGCTCGCGCTCGGCCCGAAGCGCTACCGCGATCTGCTCGCCGCGCTGCCGGGCATCGGCACCAACCTGCTCGCCGCGCGCCTGAAGTCCCTCGAGGCCGACGGCGTGATCGAGCGGACGATCGCTCCCTCGCCCGCGGGCACCCCCGTGTACGCGCTGACCGAGCGTGGCGAGGCCTTGCGGCCGATGATCGCGGGGCTCGCGCTCTGGGGCTTCGAGCTGCTGCCGGCGCAACCAGACGGCGAGACGCTCCGCGCCTCCTGGGCTGCGCTGAGCATGCGCGCCGGCGCCGTCGAGCACGACCTCGCCGGCCTCGACGCGACGGTCGCGTTCACCGTCGAGGACGAGCGGTTCTTCCTTCAGGTGGCGGCCGGGGAGCTGATCCTCCGCCACGGCGCGCCGGCGGCGGATCCGGACGCCCACGTCATCGCCGACCGCGATGCGTTCTTCGCCTTGGCCGACCGCCGCATGACGCCCGCTCAAGGCGTCAAGCGCCGGGTCGTCCGCGTCGAGGGCGACCGACGCGTGGTCGATCGCCTCCTCGCCGCCGTCCACCTCCCCGAGCGGAACACCGCGCGCGGCTGA
- a CDS encoding Ig-like domain repeat protein encodes MVELTQVDTSRTSSTRGGFGMRTSDPWYLLRGSRRTSSGVQGRSSGRRLLGVAALASLCVTAGLATSAQAATDSLHAAPSATGSGDCSSPANACSIATAVTNANAASVADSVRIALADGTYLLSAPSPTALSITFAGPSLTFEAENEDDTPVIDGASAVRLLAVGSTSNVTIDGLAVQSGATTGLGGAIQNAGTLTVKRSTFSNNSASSGGAIANEPGATLAVQDSTFSNNTTTGVGGGAIVINGQSTVERSAIVGNHAPVNGGGINVQGAGTVTVTSSTIAGNTSGGLGGGVSNLGTLNVQTSTITDNTASDGAAIATGNANVTLAADIIAAQSSGGACSPANAAVVDGGYNLDTDGTCISPTAPAVGSHNGTTVYESSTYAAALDAYLADGLADNGGPTQSVALLNRPNPLTTLANPAFDVVPADFALPVAVGGVSEACSLPDQRGVVPVAGADCAIGAYLLQATKVALSTSPAVVRQNASMTYTATITPAADGGTVAFDDGPGGAATTHCAAQSVADGTATCTVTYANRGDYSVHATYSGDGAANNFAGSASTTQTVTVAAPLEPPPTAPPVAAPPAPAKPDRTPPTTAIRRVTTVKQPITLHGTARDAGAIRRVRVSVARHIGKRCRFLQADHTFSKVRSCDKTSYLSAKGTSSWTLKLPSLPHGRYTIWSRGIDIAGNVERKKRTRNVLVLRIPVA; translated from the coding sequence GTGGTCGAGCTGACGCAAGTCGATACTTCACGGACGAGTTCAACAAGGGGTGGATTCGGGATGCGGACGAGCGATCCGTGGTACCTGCTGCGCGGGTCGCGGCGGACATCGAGCGGCGTGCAGGGGCGAAGCTCAGGCCGCCGCCTCCTCGGCGTCGCTGCCCTCGCGAGTCTCTGCGTCACGGCAGGGTTGGCGACGTCAGCTCAGGCGGCGACGGACAGCCTGCATGCCGCGCCTTCGGCGACCGGGAGCGGCGACTGCAGCTCGCCGGCGAACGCCTGCTCGATCGCGACGGCGGTGACGAACGCCAACGCGGCGTCGGTTGCCGACAGCGTCAGGATCGCGCTGGCGGACGGCACCTACCTGCTGTCCGCGCCGAGCCCGACGGCGCTCAGCATCACGTTCGCCGGCCCCAGCCTCACGTTCGAAGCCGAGAACGAGGACGACACGCCGGTCATCGACGGTGCGAGCGCCGTGCGGTTGCTGGCGGTCGGGTCGACGTCGAACGTGACGATCGACGGGCTCGCGGTCCAGTCCGGCGCGACGACGGGGCTCGGCGGCGCGATCCAGAACGCCGGCACGCTCACCGTCAAGCGCTCCACGTTCTCGAACAACTCCGCGAGCAGCGGCGGCGCGATCGCGAACGAGCCCGGCGCCACGCTCGCCGTTCAGGACTCGACGTTCTCCAACAACACGACGACCGGCGTGGGCGGCGGCGCGATCGTCATCAACGGGCAGAGCACGGTCGAGCGCTCGGCGATCGTCGGCAACCACGCGCCGGTCAACGGTGGCGGGATCAACGTCCAGGGGGCCGGGACGGTGACGGTCACGAGCTCGACGATCGCGGGCAACACGTCCGGCGGCTTGGGCGGCGGGGTCTCGAACCTCGGGACGCTGAACGTCCAGACCTCGACGATCACGGACAACACCGCCAGCGACGGCGCGGCCATCGCCACCGGCAACGCGAACGTGACCCTCGCTGCCGACATCATCGCGGCGCAGTCCTCGGGCGGCGCGTGCAGTCCGGCCAACGCGGCGGTCGTCGACGGCGGGTACAACCTCGACACCGACGGGACGTGCATCTCGCCGACGGCGCCGGCGGTCGGCAGCCACAACGGAACCACCGTGTACGAGTCGTCGACCTACGCCGCGGCGCTCGACGCCTATCTCGCGGACGGGCTCGCCGACAACGGCGGACCGACCCAGTCGGTCGCGCTGCTGAACCGCCCGAACCCCTTGACGACCTTGGCGAACCCGGCGTTCGACGTGGTGCCGGCGGACTTCGCCCTGCCCGTCGCGGTCGGCGGCGTGTCGGAGGCGTGCTCGCTGCCCGACCAGCGCGGCGTCGTGCCCGTGGCGGGGGCCGACTGCGCCATCGGCGCCTATCTGCTGCAGGCGACCAAGGTCGCGTTGAGCACGTCGCCCGCGGTGGTCCGGCAGAACGCGTCGATGACCTACACGGCGACGATCACGCCCGCGGCGGACGGGGGAACGGTGGCGTTCGACGATGGACCCGGCGGTGCGGCCACGACCCACTGCGCCGCGCAGAGCGTCGCGGACGGCACGGCGACGTGCACGGTCACCTACGCGAACCGCGGGGACTACTCGGTCCACGCGACCTACTCCGGCGACGGCGCCGCGAACAACTTCGCGGGATCGGCGAGCACGACCCAGACGGTGACCGTCGCCGCGCCCCTCGAACCACCGCCCACAGCCCCGCCCGTCGCGGCCCCGCCCGCCCCGGCGAAGCCGGACCGCACGCCGCCGACGACCGCGATCCGGCGCGTCACCACGGTCAAGCAGCCGATCACGCTGCACGGCACCGCCAGGGACGCCGGCGCGATCCGCCGCGTGCGCGTGTCGGTGGCCCGCCACATCGGCAAGCGGTGCCGGTTCCTCCAAGCCGACCACACGTTCTCCAAGGTCCGCAGCTGCGACAAGACCTCCTACCTCAGCGCCAAGGGGACATCGTCGTGGACCCTGAAGCTCCCATCGCTTCCCCACGGCCGCTACACGATCTGGTCCCGCGGCATCGACATCGCCGGCAACGTCGAGCGCAAGAAGCGCACCCGGAACGTGCTCGTCCTCCGCATCCCGGTCGCGTGA
- a CDS encoding NADPH:quinone reductase encodes MTAARYRPGDGAIRVDDVPRPEPAPGEVLVAVAVSAVNPTDWKARATGDAAEWIVPNQDGAGVVVAVGDGVPDTRVGERVWVWQAQWQRSSGTAAEYVAVPDARAVRLPDGVSFDLGAGLGIPAMTAHRCLFADGPLTAADHVLVHGGAGAVGHAAIELARRAGAQVVATVSSPEKGALAEAAGAQLVVDYLREDVAERVRSWAPGGVVRIVEVDLARNLATDAAVLAPGGAIVVYSRTETGVQPPRELMSGNAHIDFMLVYTIPDTAKAAAVADITRALEAGALTALPGPRFGLAETAAAHDAVEQGATGKVLIDVAALDER; translated from the coding sequence ATGACCGCCGCGCGCTACCGCCCGGGCGACGGAGCCATCCGCGTCGACGACGTCCCGCGGCCCGAGCCCGCGCCCGGCGAGGTGCTGGTGGCCGTCGCCGTCTCCGCCGTCAACCCCACCGACTGGAAGGCGCGGGCGACGGGCGACGCTGCCGAGTGGATCGTGCCCAACCAGGACGGCGCCGGCGTGGTCGTCGCGGTCGGCGACGGGGTGCCGGATACGCGGGTCGGGGAGCGCGTGTGGGTCTGGCAGGCCCAGTGGCAGCGGTCGTCGGGCACCGCCGCCGAGTACGTCGCCGTCCCCGACGCGCGGGCGGTCCGGCTGCCGGACGGCGTCTCGTTCGACCTCGGCGCGGGCCTGGGCATCCCCGCGATGACCGCGCACCGCTGCCTGTTCGCCGACGGCCCGCTGACCGCCGCCGACCATGTGCTGGTCCATGGTGGCGCGGGCGCGGTCGGCCACGCGGCGATCGAGCTCGCGCGCCGCGCCGGCGCGCAGGTCGTGGCGACGGTCAGCAGCCCGGAGAAGGGCGCGCTCGCGGAGGCGGCCGGGGCGCAGCTGGTGGTCGACTACCTCCGCGAGGACGTCGCCGAGCGCGTCCGGTCCTGGGCGCCGGGCGGCGTGGTCCGGATCGTCGAGGTCGACCTCGCGCGCAACCTCGCCACCGACGCGGCGGTCCTCGCGCCGGGCGGCGCCATCGTCGTCTACTCGCGCACCGAGACCGGCGTCCAGCCGCCACGGGAGCTGATGAGCGGCAACGCGCACATCGACTTCATGTTGGTGTACACGATCCCCGACACGGCCAAGGCCGCCGCGGTCGCCGACATCACCAGGGCGCTCGAGGCCGGCGCGCTGACCGCGCTGCCCGGCCCGCGCTTCGGGCTGGCCGAGACCGCGGCCGCGCACGACGCCGTCGAGCAGGGCGCGACGGGGAAGGTCCTGATCGACGTGGCCGCGCTCGACGAGCGCTGA